From a region of the Lactuca sativa cultivar Salinas chromosome 4, Lsat_Salinas_v11, whole genome shotgun sequence genome:
- the LOC111883650 gene encoding uncharacterized protein LOC111883650 codes for MSKGLIWATADDLARNRGKVLSLYRQILRSLNSPDLPLNLAARLHRKAQARAIFMLAAEERSIHNIKDLFDIADYSLSLLRKGEIPKYIQ; via the coding sequence ATGTCGAAAGGGCTTATCTGGGCAACTGCAGATGATCTGGCAAGAAATAGGGGAAAGGTTCTTTCTCTGTATAGGCAAATACTCAGAAGCTTAAATTCACCTGATCTGCCATTAAATTTAGCAGCAAGATTGCACAGGAAAGCACAGGCACGTGCCATTTTCATGTTGGCTGCTGAAGAACGATCCATACACAACATTAAAGATCTGTTTGATATAGCTGACTATTCTTTATCTCTCTTGAGAAAAGGAGAAATCCCTAAATATATTCagtga